A genomic region of Candidatus Marimicrobium litorale contains the following coding sequences:
- the dnaN gene encoding DNA polymerase III subunit beta produces the protein MKFSISRDNLVKSLNLVAGVVERRQTLPILANVLLVLEKNTLSLTGTDLEVQLVGRVQLAESGDQGEVTVPARKLLDICKSLPEGSDISFSVKDGKATIKSGRSRFTLSTLPAAEYPNVEDSISTHQMTLKQGQLKRLIDRTSFAMAQQDVRYYLNGMLLELGKKKDLRVVATDGHRLAMCTLRGKVAVKGEGESQVILPRKGVLELARLLMDEDEDITINIGSNHLRANAGDFSFTSKLVDGKFPDYQRVMPASPDKIVTGSRQELRQAFTRTAILSNEKYRGVRLKVTKNTLDIVANNPEQEEAEETLSVDYSGDSLEIGFNVSYLLDVLGVLSGEKVKLSLADPNSSALLEESDDDDDDSCYVVMPMRL, from the coding sequence ATGAAGTTCAGTATTTCGCGGGACAATCTGGTCAAATCTTTGAACCTCGTGGCGGGGGTGGTAGAGCGACGGCAAACCTTGCCAATATTAGCTAACGTATTGTTAGTATTAGAAAAAAATACGCTCTCTCTGACCGGCACGGACCTTGAGGTGCAGCTTGTAGGGCGGGTTCAGCTTGCCGAAAGCGGCGATCAAGGTGAGGTGACTGTGCCTGCGCGCAAGCTGCTGGATATTTGTAAATCGCTGCCTGAGGGGAGCGATATCAGTTTCAGCGTCAAGGACGGCAAGGCAACAATCAAGTCCGGACGCAGCCGGTTTACGTTGTCCACCTTGCCAGCAGCGGAATATCCCAATGTCGAGGACAGTATCTCGACTCACCAGATGACTCTGAAACAAGGTCAACTGAAGCGGCTGATTGACCGTACCAGTTTCGCCATGGCCCAGCAGGATGTTCGCTACTACCTCAATGGCATGTTGTTGGAGCTGGGCAAAAAGAAAGACCTTCGGGTCGTGGCTACCGATGGCCACCGCTTGGCGATGTGTACATTACGCGGAAAGGTCGCAGTGAAAGGCGAGGGTGAAAGTCAGGTTATTCTGCCAAGGAAGGGAGTACTGGAGCTTGCCCGCCTGTTGATGGACGAAGACGAGGATATAACCATCAATATCGGCAGCAACCATCTGCGTGCTAACGCCGGAGATTTTAGCTTTACATCCAAGTTGGTGGATGGAAAATTCCCGGATTATCAAAGGGTTATGCCTGCCTCCCCGGATAAAATCGTTACCGGCTCGCGTCAGGAGTTGCGGCAGGCGTTCACCCGCACGGCGATCCTTTCGAACGAAAAGTATCGAGGTGTTCGCCTGAAGGTGACAAAAAATACGCTGGATATCGTGGCCAATAACCCTGAGCAGGAGGAGGCCGAGGAGACGCTATCCGTCGACTACAGTGGCGATTCACTAGAAATTGGTTTTAACGTCAGCTACTTACTGGATGTTTTGGGTGTGCTGAGCGGTGAGAAAGTCAAACTTTCACTGGCGGACCCGAACAGCAGCGCCTTGCTCGAGGAGTCTGACGATGATGATGACGATTCATGCTATGTCGTTATGCCAATGCGTCTCTAA